The following proteins are co-located in the Rheinheimera salexigens genome:
- a CDS encoding AbgT family transporter yields MSQQDTAVEKTGWLNRALNSIEVIGNKLPDPAMLFALLMLAVWIASWALSGVSFTEVNPRTGEAIVINNLLAPTSFTAFMASMVQTFVSFPPLGVVLVAMLGLGVAEYTGYINAGLRSILSVTPKMLLTPVLVAVGILSHIAVDAGYVLVIPLGAVIFYAAGRHPLAGIAAAFAGVSGGFSATFFLPSSLDPLLAGLTQASAHLSADPAAAELVINPLNNYFFTTASTVLIIIIGWVLTDKFIEPRLKATKVDGDPAELPTMEPLQDYERKGLRWATFAMVLSGVLLMVSAMPETSAWRSPVNGLLTDSSAPLMQSIVGIIFVFFLIPGVVYGYVAGTAKNHRDIIQGMSKAMSGMGYYIVMAFFCAQFIYAFGQSNLGALVAIKGAHALQQMALPMGFTLVGIVFLSGFINLLVGSASAKWALIGAIMVPMLMELGVSPDLTQAAYRVGDSSTNIITPLLPYFPLIVVFCQKYVKASGIGTLIALMLPFSIAMLVLWTAFLLGFWALDIPLGIGSSYTYPASQ; encoded by the coding sequence ATGTCGCAACAAGACACAGCTGTCGAAAAAACCGGGTGGCTTAACCGAGCCCTCAATAGCATTGAAGTCATTGGTAACAAGCTACCCGATCCGGCCATGTTATTTGCGTTACTAATGCTAGCAGTTTGGATAGCATCATGGGCATTATCAGGCGTAAGCTTTACAGAAGTTAATCCCCGCACTGGCGAAGCCATTGTTATTAACAATTTATTAGCACCTACCTCCTTTACCGCCTTTATGGCCAGCATGGTGCAAACCTTTGTTAGCTTTCCACCTTTAGGCGTAGTGTTAGTGGCGATGTTAGGTTTAGGTGTTGCTGAATATACCGGTTACATTAATGCCGGCTTACGTTCAATATTATCGGTAACGCCTAAAATGTTGCTAACGCCTGTGTTAGTGGCTGTGGGTATTCTTAGTCATATCGCGGTTGATGCCGGTTACGTGTTGGTTATTCCTTTAGGCGCGGTTATTTTCTATGCTGCCGGTCGTCACCCTTTAGCAGGTATCGCAGCGGCTTTTGCCGGTGTATCTGGTGGTTTTTCGGCTACCTTTTTCTTACCGTCAAGTTTAGATCCTCTTCTTGCAGGTTTAACTCAAGCATCTGCCCATTTATCAGCTGATCCCGCGGCCGCAGAATTAGTGATTAACCCACTAAACAACTACTTTTTCACCACAGCTTCAACCGTATTAATAATTATTATTGGTTGGGTACTTACCGATAAATTTATTGAACCAAGATTAAAAGCAACTAAAGTGGATGGTGACCCAGCTGAATTACCTACGATGGAGCCGCTACAAGATTACGAACGTAAAGGGTTACGTTGGGCTACCTTTGCCATGGTATTAAGTGGGGTATTATTAATGGTCTCCGCCATGCCAGAAACATCAGCTTGGCGCTCACCTGTTAACGGTCTACTTACCGATTCATCTGCGCCATTAATGCAGTCTATTGTCGGCATTATCTTTGTGTTCTTTTTAATCCCAGGTGTGGTGTACGGTTATGTTGCTGGCACAGCAAAAAATCACCGCGATATTATTCAAGGTATGAGTAAAGCCATGAGTGGTATGGGTTACTATATCGTTATGGCCTTCTTTTGTGCCCAATTTATTTATGCCTTTGGCCAATCTAATTTAGGTGCTTTAGTCGCGATTAAAGGCGCTCATGCCCTGCAACAAATGGCCTTACCTATGGGCTTTACTTTAGTCGGCATCGTGTTTTTATCAGGCTTTATTAACTTGCTTGTTGGGTCTGCCTCCGCTAAGTGGGCCTTAATCGGCGCTATCATGGTGCCTATGCTGATGGAACTAGGGGTATCTCCAGACTTAACTCAGGCTGCATATCGCGTAGGTGATTCATCTACTAATATCATTACCCCATTATTACCGTACTTTCCGTTAATAGTGGTGTTTTGTCAGAAGTACGTTAAAGCCAGTGGTATTGGTACCTTAATCGCCTTAATGCTACCGTTTTCTATTGCGATGTTAGTGTTATGGACAGCGTTTTTACTTGGCTTCTGGGCACTAGACATTCCGCTAGGTATTGGTTCAAGCTACACCTACCCTGCTAGTCAATAA
- the rsmE gene encoding 16S rRNA (uracil(1498)-N(3))-methyltransferase gives MRIPRIYHSSSITLHQAFTLDEEAANHVGRVLRMPINSELVLFNGDGFNYPAQITELDKKRVMVTATEQANNLVESPLNIHLGQGISRGDRMDFAIQKAVELGVTAITPLFTERCGVKLDGERLIKRTQQWQKIVIAACEQSGRSIVPKVHPAISLQEWLAQDTKELKLTLHPRAKDTIKTLPAVQDIRLVIGPEGGFSDDEMNQTTQAGFISILLGPRILRTETAALSTITALQLQFGDLA, from the coding sequence ATGCGCATTCCACGGATTTACCACAGCAGTAGCATAACGCTACATCAGGCTTTTACTTTAGACGAAGAAGCCGCTAATCATGTCGGTCGCGTGCTACGCATGCCCATCAATAGTGAGTTAGTATTATTTAATGGAGATGGCTTTAATTATCCTGCTCAAATAACTGAGCTGGATAAAAAGCGAGTCATGGTTACGGCAACAGAGCAAGCAAACAATCTTGTGGAGTCGCCATTAAATATTCATTTAGGCCAAGGTATTTCCCGTGGCGACAGAATGGATTTTGCTATCCAAAAAGCAGTTGAATTAGGCGTAACAGCAATAACGCCCTTATTTACTGAACGCTGCGGGGTAAAATTAGACGGTGAACGCTTAATCAAACGCACCCAGCAATGGCAAAAAATAGTTATCGCTGCTTGCGAGCAAAGTGGTCGCAGTATAGTGCCAAAGGTGCATCCGGCGATATCCCTGCAAGAATGGTTAGCTCAAGACACAAAAGAATTGAAACTAACCTTGCATCCGCGGGCAAAAGACACCATTAAGACCTTACCAGCAGTACAAGATATTCGTTTGGTTATCGGCCCAGAAGGTGGCTTTAGCGATGACGAAATGAACCAAACTACCCAAGCCGGCTTTATTAGTATTTTATTAGGCCCGCGTATTCTGCGTACAGAAACCGCAGCTTTAAGCACCATTACCGCTTTGCAGCTACAATTTGGTGACTTAGCATAA
- the gshB gene encoding glutathione synthase has translation MSKTIKLGIVMDPISSINIEKDSSFAMLLQAQQRGYELHYMEMADLYLLQGEARASTKLLSIEQNPANWYQFGASQDIALGDLDVILMRKDPPFDSEFLYSTYILERAEDAGCLIVNKPQSLRDANEKLYTSWFSQFSPKTLVTSDAKRLKAFYEAEQDVILKPLDGMGGASIFRLKPGDANVSVIIETLTEHGQRYTMAQKFIPDITAGDKRILVVNGKPVPYCLARIPAKGETRGNLAAGGRGEARALSESDWAIANAIAPTLKAKGLIFVGLDVIGDKLTEINVTSPTCIREIEAAFPISVTGMLFDEIEQLLA, from the coding sequence ATGAGCAAAACCATTAAACTGGGTATCGTTATGGACCCAATAAGCAGCATCAATATTGAAAAAGATTCTAGTTTTGCCATGCTATTGCAAGCACAACAGCGTGGCTATGAGTTGCATTATATGGAAATGGCAGACTTGTATTTACTGCAAGGTGAAGCCCGAGCCAGTACAAAATTACTCAGCATCGAACAAAACCCAGCAAACTGGTATCAATTTGGCGCCAGCCAAGATATCGCCCTTGGCGACTTAGACGTTATTTTAATGCGTAAAGATCCGCCGTTTGATAGCGAGTTTTTATATAGCACCTATATTTTAGAGCGCGCCGAAGATGCCGGTTGCTTAATCGTCAATAAACCACAAAGCTTACGCGATGCTAACGAAAAGCTGTACACCAGTTGGTTTAGCCAATTTTCGCCAAAAACTTTAGTAACTAGCGATGCTAAACGACTTAAAGCATTTTACGAAGCAGAGCAAGATGTCATATTAAAACCGTTAGATGGTATGGGTGGTGCGTCAATATTTCGCTTAAAACCAGGCGATGCTAACGTTAGTGTGATTATAGAAACCCTAACCGAGCATGGTCAGCGATATACCATGGCGCAAAAGTTTATACCCGATATAACTGCAGGAGATAAGCGGATATTAGTGGTAAACGGTAAACCCGTGCCATACTGTTTAGCGCGCATACCGGCCAAAGGCGAAACTCGCGGTAACCTAGCAGCGGGTGGTCGAGGTGAAGCCAGAGCCTTATCAGAATCAGACTGGGCCATTGCTAATGCCATTGCCCCCACCCTAAAAGCTAAAGGCTTAATTTTTGTCGGTTTAGATGTTATTGGTGATAAATTAACGGAAATAAATGTCACTAGCCCAACCTGTATTAGAGAAATTGAAGCTGCTTTTCCAATTAGTGTTACCGGTATGTTATTTGATGAAATTGAACAGCTATTGGCTTAA
- a CDS encoding YqgE/AlgH family protein yields MQNYQNHFLVAMPSMDDPRFKRSVTYICEHNEHGAMGIVINHPLDVKVADLLKQLDIEFNTDSPAAHAYVCSGGPVQHDRGFVLHTAKDGYSSSMHLTDDLMVTTSKDILIDLTTDKAPEKFILALGFAGWEQGQLEQEMADNAWLMIPADNGIIFDLSHAEKWQSATAKIGIQTWQLTNEAGHA; encoded by the coding sequence ATGCAGAATTATCAGAACCATTTTCTGGTCGCCATGCCATCAATGGACGATCCGCGTTTTAAACGTAGCGTAACCTATATTTGTGAGCACAATGAACATGGCGCGATGGGTATTGTTATTAACCATCCGCTGGATGTTAAAGTTGCGGACTTATTAAAACAATTAGATATTGAATTTAACACCGACAGCCCTGCCGCACATGCCTATGTCTGTTCTGGCGGGCCAGTACAGCATGATCGCGGTTTTGTGTTACATACAGCTAAAGATGGCTACAGCAGTAGTATGCACTTAACCGATGATCTGATGGTCACAACTTCGAAAGATATTTTAATTGATTTAACTACCGATAAGGCACCGGAAAAGTTTATCTTAGCGTTAGGTTTTGCTGGATGGGAACAAGGCCAGTTAGAGCAAGAAATGGCAGATAATGCTTGGTTAATGATCCCGGCTGATAACGGAATTATTTTTGATCTAAGCCATGCCGAAAAATGGCAATCTGCCACAGCTAAAATTGGCATTCAAACTTGGCAATTAACTAATGAAGCAGGTCATGCTTAA
- the ruvX gene encoding Holliday junction resolvase RuvX — protein MAKRTILSFDYGTKSIGVAVGQEFTGTASLLSALKAQDGTPDWSKLELLIKEWQPDLLLIGLPLNMDGTEQPFTARCRKFANRLHGRFGLPVSLHDERLTTTEARSQLFAEGGYRKLSKDKVDSLSAKIIFESWYEQHNTN, from the coding sequence ATGGCAAAACGTACCATTTTAAGTTTTGATTATGGCACCAAAAGTATTGGGGTCGCTGTCGGTCAAGAGTTCACCGGCACGGCATCTTTACTTAGCGCATTAAAAGCCCAAGACGGCACACCAGATTGGTCTAAGTTAGAGCTATTAATTAAAGAGTGGCAACCGGATTTATTATTAATCGGTTTACCGTTAAATATGGATGGTACTGAGCAGCCATTTACGGCGCGCTGTCGTAAATTTGCTAATCGGTTACATGGTCGCTTTGGTCTACCTGTTAGCTTACATGATGAGCGCCTAACAACCACGGAAGCGCGCAGTCAGCTATTTGCAGAAGGCGGTTATCGCAAATTAAGTAAAGATAAAGTCGACAGTTTGTCAGCAAAAATAATATTTGAGAGTTGGTATGAACAGCACAACACCAATTAA
- a CDS encoding DUF1653 domain-containing protein, with the protein MNSTTPIKPGYYQHYKGGYYQVIDCALHSETEEWLVIYRPLYGEQGLWARPLTMFTENVTIVDELIPRFQYIGQTKPN; encoded by the coding sequence ATGAACAGCACAACACCAATTAAACCTGGCTACTACCAGCATTACAAAGGTGGCTATTATCAAGTAATCGATTGTGCTTTGCACAGCGAAACGGAAGAGTGGTTAGTGATCTATCGCCCACTGTATGGTGAGCAAGGCTTATGGGCTAGGCCATTAACTATGTTTACTGAAAACGTGACTATTGTCGACGAGCTTATCCCAAGGTTTCAATACATTGGCCAAACTAAGCCAAACTAA
- a CDS encoding tRNA/rRNA methyltransferase, which translates to MSEHSNKPRKPRSPAKSTAQNSSAKPSHKPAKNPLQKPWLKSGGQRPTSSGTRPAKPKTDESKVYGDNACRVLFQQRPESIIRLYLNADMAAKFSDVMKYLAQQKKAYHIVEDQELEKIAASAHHGGVVLLVKRKPIQSLASYLQQQKGKTDCLLALDGVGNPHNLGAISRSCAHFGVSGVIMQQPELLQSGAALRTAEGGGEFVAGLSSDSLALSLQLCKQAGYTLLTTSSHNGASLYQTKLPAKVVVVFGEEMFGVSKNVAKTADIALQIPGSGKVESLNVSVAASLIIGEWYRQQQ; encoded by the coding sequence ATGTCTGAGCATAGTAATAAGCCGAGGAAACCTCGCAGCCCCGCAAAAAGTACAGCACAAAACTCGTCAGCAAAGCCTTCACATAAGCCTGCAAAAAATCCTTTACAAAAGCCATGGCTAAAGAGTGGTGGCCAACGGCCTACGTCGAGTGGTACAAGACCGGCAAAGCCAAAAACAGATGAAAGTAAAGTGTATGGTGACAATGCCTGTCGGGTATTATTTCAGCAACGCCCAGAGAGTATTATTCGTTTATATTTGAATGCCGATATGGCGGCCAAGTTTTCGGATGTGATGAAATATCTGGCGCAGCAGAAAAAGGCTTACCATATTGTTGAAGATCAAGAGTTAGAAAAAATTGCTGCGAGTGCGCACCACGGTGGTGTTGTGCTGTTAGTAAAACGTAAGCCGATACAAAGCTTAGCCAGTTATTTGCAACAACAAAAAGGCAAAACTGACTGTTTATTAGCCTTAGACGGTGTGGGTAACCCGCATAATTTAGGTGCAATTAGTCGCAGCTGTGCTCATTTTGGTGTTAGTGGCGTGATTATGCAGCAACCCGAGCTACTGCAATCTGGTGCCGCGCTACGGACGGCTGAAGGCGGCGGGGAGTTTGTAGCGGGCTTATCTAGCGATAGCTTGGCACTTAGCCTACAGCTGTGTAAGCAAGCCGGTTATACCCTATTGACCACGTCTAGTCATAATGGTGCTTCGTTGTATCAAACCAAATTACCGGCCAAAGTGGTGGTAGTATTTGGTGAGGAAATGTTTGGCGTCTCGAAAAACGTGGCTAAAACTGCTGATATCGCATTGCAAATACCCGGCAGTGGCAAAGTAGAATCGTTAAATGTTAGTGTCGCAGCCAGTTTAATTATTGGTGAGTGGTATCGACAGCAACAGTAG
- a CDS encoding 23S rRNA (adenine(2030)-N(6))-methyltransferase RlmJ, giving the protein MLSYRHSYHAGNHADVVKHLVQVAIIDYLLKKDKPFCYHDSHAGAGLYSLASEQALKTAEYETGIGKLWLHQAQSPALQSYLEVIKSLNTDEELSFYPGSPKIAELMLRPTDSIQATELHPSDYPILASQFIRRRYSRIENQDAWAGFKAMLPPLHKRGLVLIDPPYELKHEYQDVVAGLKLAYQRFPQATYAIWYPVIERAAIEAFIRELVSTGIKNQLRIELCPLSDTDSYGMTGSGMLVINPPYTLADTMRQALAEIQPLVAPNGDWQVHQLVLE; this is encoded by the coding sequence ATGCTTAGTTATCGCCATAGTTACCATGCAGGTAATCATGCAGATGTGGTTAAACATCTGGTGCAAGTTGCTATTATTGACTATCTATTAAAAAAAGATAAACCGTTTTGTTATCATGATAGCCATGCCGGTGCTGGGTTATATAGCTTAGCGTCAGAGCAAGCCCTTAAAACTGCTGAGTATGAAACTGGCATAGGTAAATTGTGGCTGCATCAAGCGCAAAGCCCAGCATTACAAAGCTACTTAGAGGTTATCAAAAGCTTAAACACAGATGAAGAGTTAAGCTTTTATCCAGGCTCGCCAAAAATTGCTGAACTTATGTTGCGGCCAACCGACAGTATTCAGGCCACTGAATTGCATCCTAGCGATTACCCCATATTGGCCAGTCAATTTATTCGCCGCCGTTATAGCCGGATAGAAAACCAAGATGCTTGGGCGGGTTTTAAAGCTATGCTACCGCCATTACATAAACGCGGCTTAGTCTTAATAGACCCACCGTATGAATTAAAGCATGAATATCAAGATGTGGTTGCTGGACTTAAACTAGCCTATCAGCGTTTCCCCCAAGCTACTTATGCGATTTGGTACCCCGTGATTGAACGTGCCGCCATAGAAGCCTTTATTCGTGAACTGGTGAGTACTGGGATTAAAAACCAATTACGCATTGAATTGTGTCCGCTTAGCGACACTGACAGCTACGGTATGACCGGCAGTGGTATGTTGGTGATTAACCCACCTTACACCCTTGCCGACACCATGCGTCAAGCGTTAGCTGAAATTCAACCGCTAGTGGCGCCTAATGGCGACTGGCAAGTACATCAACTTGTTTTAGAATAG
- a CDS encoding S1/P1 nuclease has translation MRIIFLLLLAVSSQQVFAFGQTGHKMICDMAYQLSQPQTQAHIDNLVQTSGLDSFAEGCVWPDTIRNDDGFKWSSPLHYVNFPRHKSTISHSDCAQQGCVLSAIDDMQRRLSHDAYDWQALMFLAHFIADLHQPLHVSFADDLGGNKTEVSFYLQPTNLHSVWDSRILAKLGYNDNRIKQQQLLHAIDSRQAYQWQQTDALAWANESAAITTHIYAQYQPNMQLADTYVQQNQAKIEMRIQQAAVRLAFILDQAFNYRP, from the coding sequence ATGCGTATTATATTTTTGTTACTATTAGCAGTAAGCTCACAGCAGGTTTTCGCTTTTGGTCAAACTGGCCATAAAATGATTTGTGATATGGCCTATCAACTAAGTCAGCCACAAACCCAAGCGCATATTGATAACCTAGTACAAACCTCGGGTTTAGACAGCTTTGCCGAAGGGTGTGTTTGGCCAGATACCATTCGCAATGATGACGGTTTCAAATGGTCCTCGCCACTGCATTACGTTAATTTTCCACGACATAAAAGCACGATAAGTCATAGTGATTGTGCTCAGCAAGGCTGTGTTTTATCGGCTATTGATGATATGCAGCGTCGCTTAAGCCACGATGCTTATGACTGGCAAGCCCTAATGTTTTTAGCGCATTTTATTGCTGACTTACACCAACCGCTGCATGTTAGCTTTGCTGATGACTTAGGCGGCAATAAAACTGAAGTCAGTTTTTACTTACAGCCAACTAATTTACACTCAGTGTGGGATTCCCGAATATTAGCCAAATTAGGCTATAACGATAACCGCATTAAACAACAGCAGCTATTACACGCTATTGACAGTAGGCAAGCTTACCAATGGCAACAAACTGATGCGTTAGCATGGGCAAATGAATCAGCGGCAATAACGACCCATATTTATGCTCAGTACCAGCCAAATATGCAGCTTGCGGATACTTATGTCCAACAAAACCAAGCCAAAATTGAAATGCGTATCCAACAAGCCGCCGTGCGTTTGGCGTTTATATTAGATCAAGCTTTTAACTACCGCCCTTAA
- a CDS encoding hydrolase, which yields MLLQQEHSLVLLIDIQQKLAPAIDQTKEVEQAAAWVLQVALQLDVPVWGTEQYPKGLGPTLPSIAELIPEQQMLQKMHFSALREPHIAKAIAATKRKQIVVIGTEAHVCVLQTVLDLLAADYQVFVVSEAVGSRTAENKQLALNRMQQQGAQIISKEMLAFEWLNCSGTDSFRQISKGWIV from the coding sequence ATGCTATTGCAACAAGAACACAGCTTAGTGTTGTTAATTGATATTCAACAAAAGTTAGCGCCAGCGATTGATCAAACTAAAGAAGTAGAGCAAGCCGCTGCTTGGGTGTTACAAGTGGCATTACAGCTTGATGTGCCAGTCTGGGGCACCGAGCAGTATCCAAAAGGTTTAGGCCCAACCTTGCCGTCAATTGCAGAGTTAATTCCAGAGCAACAGATGCTGCAAAAAATGCATTTTAGCGCACTGCGTGAGCCGCATATTGCTAAGGCAATTGCCGCCACTAAACGCAAACAAATTGTGGTAATAGGCACCGAAGCCCATGTATGTGTATTACAAACCGTGCTGGATTTATTAGCGGCAGACTATCAAGTATTTGTAGTTAGCGAAGCCGTAGGCTCGCGTACGGCCGAAAATAAGCAGTTAGCGCTAAACCGGATGCAACAGCAGGGTGCGCAGATTATTAGCAAAGAAATGCTAGCATTTGAATGGTTAAATTGCAGCGGCACCGATAGCTTTAGGCAAATTAGTAAAGGCTGGATAGTTTAA
- the pbpC gene encoding penicillin-binding protein 1C, translating to MASSKLLPARGKARLVKTKLIALLRLFGLIALLLALTAAISLWLSPKPDLYRNYQQASAYFAAEGELLSLRLANDQRYRLRITLNDIAPSLQQATLLYEDRNFYQHYGVDGSAILRAFWQSVIKDGRRQGASTISMQLARLRFNLRSNTWAGKLQQLAYALYLERHFSKTEILEGYFNYAPYAANIEGVAAASLVYFSKEAKYLTLPESLALAVMPQNPSQRNPETTTGQQQLELARQRLAQLWLQQQAKPANPANLSTPSKPIPLSTAQISRLEMPLHYQKRSNLPYAAPHFINYLAASTGQQGRFYTSLQLGVQQQVERLVQAYLLRQQSKGLENASVLLIKRSNLQVVSWLGSADFNNAAIHGQVDGVTALRSPGSALKPFIYALAMQQGIIHPQSLLIDLPRRYGGFNPENFDRQFVGPIHATAALINSRNLPAVHLQSQLQQPDFYQWLLQAGVNLPQPAEYYGLALALGGMEITMQQLVQLYASLGNQGQWGKVNWQAEASDENVESIGSIEGVENIKKTENMDNVANNKTHSVLSKEAAFLTLDMLRQHAKPQAALLTKLTSSTPVAWKTGTSYAFRDAWAVGLSGDYVLAVWLGNFNGDSNPNLVGRSAAGPLFFQILDLLDISPTTNKALFTATADLNLRQVPLCQRSGDLPNKYCPQTELGWFIPGVSPIKLSKVHRAVPVDIISGKRACFHQPGKTKLDVYEFWPSDVNRSFINAGIILRQPPDFGQACTGLSPVVSTMPAIRSPQADLVYQLGASAEQRKIALQASFDGDVSQAHWFANNRYLATVKPGETFFWTAQAGRYQLRVVDDLGGVDSRLIQLVDQ from the coding sequence ATGGCTAGCAGCAAACTATTACCCGCTAGGGGCAAAGCTAGGCTAGTAAAGACTAAGCTTATAGCGCTATTAAGGTTGTTCGGGTTAATAGCGCTATTACTAGCGCTCACTGCAGCGATAAGTTTGTGGTTATCACCTAAACCCGATCTTTATCGAAATTATCAACAAGCCAGCGCTTATTTTGCAGCTGAGGGTGAGTTGCTAAGTTTGCGCTTAGCGAACGATCAGCGTTATCGATTACGCATTACGTTAAATGATATTGCCCCGTCGTTACAGCAAGCCACTTTGTTGTATGAAGATCGGAACTTTTATCAGCATTATGGCGTTGATGGCTCGGCGATATTACGTGCTTTTTGGCAAAGTGTGATTAAAGATGGCCGGCGGCAAGGTGCGTCGACTATTAGTATGCAATTAGCCCGATTACGCTTTAATCTGCGCAGTAATACTTGGGCCGGCAAGTTACAACAGCTGGCGTACGCGCTGTATTTAGAGCGTCACTTTTCTAAAACCGAAATATTAGAAGGCTATTTTAATTACGCCCCTTATGCCGCAAATATTGAAGGCGTCGCCGCCGCAAGTTTAGTTTACTTTAGCAAAGAGGCGAAATACTTAACCTTACCCGAGTCATTAGCGTTAGCGGTAATGCCACAAAACCCCAGCCAACGAAACCCTGAAACCACAACGGGCCAACAGCAATTAGAGCTGGCACGGCAGCGTTTAGCTCAGCTGTGGCTGCAGCAACAAGCTAAACCAGCAAACCCTGCTAACCTAAGTACGCCAAGTAAGCCAATACCCTTATCTACAGCACAAATCAGCCGATTAGAAATGCCGTTGCATTACCAAAAGCGCAGCAACTTACCTTATGCTGCACCACACTTTATTAATTATTTAGCGGCTAGCACCGGCCAGCAAGGGCGGTTTTATACCAGTTTACAGCTAGGGGTGCAGCAGCAAGTAGAGCGTTTAGTTCAAGCTTATTTATTACGCCAACAAAGCAAAGGCTTAGAAAATGCTAGTGTGCTGTTGATAAAGCGCAGTAACTTACAGGTAGTATCTTGGTTGGGCTCAGCAGATTTTAATAATGCCGCCATACATGGTCAAGTCGACGGTGTTACTGCTTTGCGCTCTCCGGGTTCTGCGTTAAAACCATTTATTTATGCCTTGGCCATGCAGCAGGGTATTATTCATCCCCAATCGTTATTAATCGATTTACCCCGTCGTTATGGTGGCTTTAACCCGGAAAATTTTGACCGCCAATTTGTTGGGCCTATTCATGCTACCGCGGCCTTAATTAATAGTCGTAATTTACCTGCGGTACATTTGCAATCGCAATTACAGCAGCCGGACTTTTATCAATGGTTACTTCAAGCGGGTGTTAATCTGCCGCAACCTGCTGAGTATTATGGTTTAGCATTAGCCCTAGGCGGAATGGAAATTACCATGCAGCAATTAGTGCAGCTCTATGCCAGCTTGGGTAATCAAGGCCAATGGGGCAAGGTAAATTGGCAAGCTGAAGCTTCTGATGAAAATGTAGAAAGTATTGGAAGTATTGAAGGTGTTGAAAATATTAAAAAAACTGAAAATATGGATAATGTGGCCAATAACAAAACCCACTCAGTATTATCTAAAGAAGCGGCATTTCTGACGTTAGATATGTTACGCCAGCATGCTAAACCGCAAGCGGCGTTATTAACAAAGTTAACCTCCAGCACCCCAGTGGCATGGAAGACAGGGACCTCATATGCATTTCGCGATGCCTGGGCGGTTGGATTAAGTGGTGACTATGTATTGGCGGTATGGTTAGGCAATTTTAATGGCGATAGTAATCCAAACTTAGTGGGCCGCTCAGCTGCAGGGCCGCTGTTTTTTCAAATACTCGATTTGCTCGATATCTCACCAACCACTAATAAGGCCTTATTCACGGCTACGGCCGACTTAAATCTGCGCCAAGTCCCCTTATGCCAGCGCAGTGGCGATTTACCCAATAAGTACTGCCCACAAACCGAACTAGGCTGGTTTATTCCTGGCGTATCGCCGATAAAACTGTCCAAGGTACATCGAGCGGTACCGGTGGATATTATTAGCGGCAAACGGGCTTGTTTTCATCAGCCGGGCAAAACCAAATTAGATGTCTATGAATTTTGGCCCTCGGATGTTAATCGCAGCTTTATTAATGCCGGTATTATTTTACGTCAGCCCCCTGATTTTGGCCAAGCTTGTACTGGTTTGTCGCCAGTAGTGAGTACTATGCCCGCAATCCGTTCGCCACAAGCAGATTTAGTCTATCAATTAGGTGCAAGTGCTGAGCAGCGTAAAATTGCCTTACAAGCCAGTTTTGACGGTGATGTTAGTCAAGCGCATTGGTTTGCCAATAATCGTTATTTAGCCACGGTAAAACCAGGCGAAACCTTTTTTTGGACGGCACAAGCAGGGCGCTACCAATTGCGGGTAGTTGATGATTTAGGGGGTGTTGATAGCCGTTTGATTCAATTAGTTGACCAATAG